The following is a genomic window from Flavobacterium crassostreae.
CTTTAGATTTAAATAGCCATTGGTGTCCATCTCCGGATATAGGGCCCACTGAAATATGTTTTTTCGTTGTGCTCTATTGTATCTGGGTTTGTGAATTTTTATTTCTTGACTTTCTTTTAGTAGTGCAACTAGTTCGCTGCCAGTTTCTTCGTAAGTAACTGTAAAGACTTCGGCTTGAATTTTTTTGGCACTGGTGGTAATTCCGGTAAAGTGTTGGTTGATTCGTTTTTTGATGTTTTTACTTTTGCCTACATAAATTAGGTCTCCTTTTTGGTTGTAAATGTAATAGACACCTGTTTTTGTGGGTAAATCTTGGATTATTTCTACTAGTTTAGGGGCAAGGCCTTTTTCTACTTTGAGCTTTACAAAGTTTTGAATGATTTCTTTATGGGTGTCTTTTTCTAGGAGTATTTGAAATAATTTTACGGTTGCTAGAGCATCTCCGCTTGCTCTATGTCTATCTGTCATTGGGATTCCTAGGGCACGTACTAATTTGCCTAGACTATGTGAGGGTTGTTCTGGGAGTAATTTTTTGGATAGTTCTACTGTGCAAAGGGTTTTTTGGCTAAAATCATAGCCCAATCGTCGGAATTCTGTACGCAAAATACGGTAGTCAAAATCGGCATTGTGTGCCACCAAGATGCAGTCTGTGGTGATTTCGATAATGCGTTTGGCTATTTCATAAAATTTTGGTGCCGAGGCTAGCATGGCATTGTTGATACCGGTTAATTTGACTACAAAGGGTTGGATTGGAATTTCGGGATTGACCAAGCTAATAAATTGGTCTACAATTTCATGGCCATCAAATTTGTATATAGCAATTTCTGTAATTCCTTCTTCATTGAATTGTCCTCCGGTGGTTTCTATGTCTAGTATTGCGTACAAATTTAGTTGTTTAAAGTGTGCGTATATAAGGCTATTTGCTTTTAGTAAGCAGTAGTTTGTAAGGCTTTTGTTAAAAATTAATTTCGACCTCCAAAGATACTGCTACCTACACGTACCATGGTGCTTCCACAGGTTATTGCTAAAGGATAGTCACTAGACATCCCCATAGATAAGGTGTCAAAATGGGGTAGCTGCTGTTGTGTGACTATGCCATCAAAAATAGATTTTAAGGCCAAAAATTCTTTTTTAATTTGGTCTTGGTTTTCGGTAAAGGTAGCCATGCCCATCAGGCCTACAATGCGTATGTTGCGCATTTCTAAAAAAGTTTTGGACTGTAGTAGGGCTGTAAGTTCTGGCTGGTCAAGGCCAAATTTGGTTTCTTCATCGGCTATATGCAATTGTAGCAAACAGTCAATTGTTCTGTTGTTTTTGAGGGCTTGTTTGTTTATTTCTTGCAATAATTTTAAACTGTCTACAGCGTGTATTAAATGAACAAATGGAGCCATAAATTTGACTTTGTTGGTCTGTACATGACCTATCATGTGCCACTGAATGTCTTTGGGCATTTGTTCCCATTTTTCGGCCATTTCTTGAATTTTGTTTTCGCCAAAAATTCGTTGGCCAGCATGGTAGGCTTCCATTAGATCCGAAACGGGTTTTGTCTTGGACACTGCAACAAGAGTAACGTTTTGCGGAAGTGTTGCTTGTATGTGTTTTAAATTGGTGCTAATTGCCATGTGTTTTATTTTATTACTGCTATTTTTATTAAAGTTCATAAACGACCATACCGCTGCGAAACTTAGGTTCAATATACGTACTTTTTGGCGGCATAATCAAATTATTATCTGCCAAAGCCTTTATTTCATTAATATTAGAAGGATAGAGTATAAATCCTACAGCAAAACTGCCTTCGTCTACTTGTTGTTTTAGTTCTAAAATAGATTGTTTACCAGACAGATACTCAATGCGTTCGTCATTGCGTAAATCTTGTATTGCCAATAGGGGCAATAAAATGGTGTGGTATATAATTTGGGTGTCTAAATTTTCTAAGACATCGTGTGTTTTTGTTGCTCTGTTGCGATAGGTTAATTTGTAAAAAGCACCGTCTAAATACATACCAAACTCTTGTTTTGCAGTTGGTTGGTAGGGTTGTTGGTCTTTGTTTTCTACAATAAAATTACTCTCCAACGCAGCAATAAAAGCGGGTTTGCTCCAACCATTTAAATCCCGGACTAATCTATTGAATTCATAGACTTTAATAGTATTCTCAGAAATAAGATAACTCAACAGATGGGCTTTGTTGTTGTCTTGGGGGAATTCTTGGGATAGTAATTGTGCTGCTTGAAACCGGTGGTGGCCATCTGCAATATATAGTGATGGAATTTTAGAAAAAATATTTTGAATCCAGCTGATCTCTAAAGGATCGTCTATTTTCCATAAATAATTGGTTTCTTTTTTGGTGCTCGAAAACTCAAAATCGGCTAGTTTTTGGGTTTGGTTAAAAATCCAGTTTTCAATTATTTTGTTATCCGGATAGGTCATTAGTACGGGTTCGGTATTAAACTCCGCATGTTTCATGTATTCTTTGAGCAAACGGACCCTGTAGTCTAGTGTTTCTTCGTGTTTTTTGATGGTATTATTGCAATAATCCGCAACGCTACTACCTACAATTAAGCCAGTATAAGATTGTGTTTTGGTAATAATCTGGTGGATGTATATAGCCGGTTTTTTATCCTGAACTAAAATGTTTTCTAGCTTGAAATCTTGGTATTTTTGATGTACTTGGCGGTATCTTTTTTCAAAGGTTACTTTTTCTTGATTGGTATATGCTGGTTTAATTACATGCAAGAATGACAAGGGATTAAAATCCAATTGTGCTGCTAATTCAGCCGTTGTATAGTCTTCGTAAGAGCGACAGGTTACTAGAGATACTTTGTCACGAGTGGGACGAACTGCTTGAAATGGAATTATTTTTGCCATAATGAGGTAAAATTAAAAACCAGAATAGAACCTAAAGGATTCTTCTAGCTTTTAAAATTTTGGACTAATAGGATTATATAAATTGTTCAGAAATTTTTTCGGCTTTTTTGCTTTGGCTGTAATCATAAAATCCAGCACCAGATTTGACTCCTAATTTTCCGGCTCGAACCATATTAACCAGTAGTGGGCATGGGGCATACTTTGGGTTTTTAAAGCCGTCATACATAACATTTAATATAGCCAAACAAACATCTAGACCAATAAAATCTGCCAATTGTAGTGGTCCCATTGGGTGTCCCATACCTAATTTCATTACCGTATCAATTTCGTATACGCCTGCTACTTTATTGTAAAGTGTTTCAATGGCTTCATTGAGCATAGGCATTAAAATTCTATTAGCAACAAATCCAGGATAATCGTGGACTTCTACGGGTGTTTTTTGTAATTTTTCAGACAACGCCATGATGGTTTTGGTTACTTCATCACTGGTGGTGTAGCCCCGAATTATTTCGACTAACTGCATCACAGGTACTGGGTTCATAAAATGCATTCCAATAACCCGTTCTGGATGGTTTACTACTGCAGCTATTTGGGTGATAGAAATTGAGGAGGTATTGGTGGCCAGAATGGTTTTGTCAGAGCAAAGAGTATTTAATTCTTTAAAAATGGCGAGTTTTAAGTCTACATTTTCGGTGGCTGCCTCTACAACCAAATCGGCTCCTACAACGCCATCTTCCATTTCGGTGTAGGTAATAATATTGGTAATTGTTTTTGTTTTATCTGCTGCGGTGATGGTTCCTTTGGCAACCATTCGGTCTAGGTTTGTGGCAATTGTTGCCATGCCTTTGTCTAACGATTTTTCGGAAATGTCTATTAATTTTACGGTAAAACCGTTTTGTGCAAAGGTATGGGCAATTCCGTTACCCATAGTTCCAGCACCTATTACTGCTATGATTTTCATGTAATTAAGGTTCAATTAAGGATGG
Proteins encoded in this region:
- a CDS encoding DUF1015 domain-containing protein; translated protein: MAKIIPFQAVRPTRDKVSLVTCRSYEDYTTAELAAQLDFNPLSFLHVIKPAYTNQEKVTFEKRYRQVHQKYQDFKLENILVQDKKPAIYIHQIITKTQSYTGLIVGSSVADYCNNTIKKHEETLDYRVRLLKEYMKHAEFNTEPVLMTYPDNKIIENWIFNQTQKLADFEFSSTKKETNYLWKIDDPLEISWIQNIFSKIPSLYIADGHHRFQAAQLLSQEFPQDNNKAHLLSYLISENTIKVYEFNRLVRDLNGWSKPAFIAALESNFIVENKDQQPYQPTAKQEFGMYLDGAFYKLTYRNRATKTHDVLENLDTQIIYHTILLPLLAIQDLRNDERIEYLSGKQSILELKQQVDEGSFAVGFILYPSNINEIKALADNNLIMPPKSTYIEPKFRSGMVVYEL
- a CDS encoding 3-hydroxyacyl-CoA dehydrogenase family protein, translating into MKIIAVIGAGTMGNGIAHTFAQNGFTVKLIDISEKSLDKGMATIATNLDRMVAKGTITAADKTKTITNIITYTEMEDGVVGADLVVEAATENVDLKLAIFKELNTLCSDKTILATNTSSISITQIAAVVNHPERVIGMHFMNPVPVMQLVEIIRGYTTSDEVTKTIMALSEKLQKTPVEVHDYPGFVANRILMPMLNEAIETLYNKVAGVYEIDTVMKLGMGHPMGPLQLADFIGLDVCLAILNVMYDGFKNPKYAPCPLLVNMVRAGKLGVKSGAGFYDYSQSKKAEKISEQFI
- a CDS encoding YggS family pyridoxal phosphate-dependent enzyme, with translation MAISTNLKHIQATLPQNVTLVAVSKTKPVSDLMEAYHAGQRIFGENKIQEMAEKWEQMPKDIQWHMIGHVQTNKVKFMAPFVHLIHAVDSLKLLQEINKQALKNNRTIDCLLQLHIADEETKFGLDQPELTALLQSKTFLEMRNIRIVGLMGMATFTENQDQIKKEFLALKSIFDGIVTQQQLPHFDTLSMGMSSDYPLAITCGSTMVRVGSSIFGGRN
- a CDS encoding exonuclease domain-containing protein, with amino-acid sequence MYAILDIETTGGQFNEEGITEIAIYKFDGHEIVDQFISLVNPEIPIQPFVVKLTGINNAMLASAPKFYEIAKRIIEITTDCILVAHNADFDYRILRTEFRRLGYDFSQKTLCTVELSKKLLPEQPSHSLGKLVRALGIPMTDRHRASGDALATVKLFQILLEKDTHKEIIQNFVKLKVEKGLAPKLVEIIQDLPTKTGVYYIYNQKGDLIYVGKSKNIKKRINQHFTGITTSAKKIQAEVFTVTYEETGSELVALLKESQEIKIHKPRYNRAQRKNIFQWALYPEMDTNGYLNLKLQKADGRKKEITSFTSLDEGKNLLFKITEKYHLCQKYTGLYQTKNACFAYTIKECDGACMGLLPPAEYNSRVTNFISHYAFENQNMVLLDRGRSSSERSAILIENGIYKGYAFYDLNYQITNMDILKNILIPMQNNRDTKNIIQAYLRRQKNPKLLQF